The DNA window GGCAGGCGGCCAGCATGTAGGAGAAATCCTCGCCGCCCATGGTGGGCTTGTGGTTCGGGGCCAGAGTTTCTTCACCGAAGGTCTCGCGGATGACCTTGATTGCGGATTCCGTGGCCGCTTCCTCGTTGTAGGTGACCTCGAACTTGTCTTCGATGTTCAAGTCGATGGTGCAGCCGTAATAGGCCTCTAGGCTTTTGGACAGGCGCTCCAGCGCATCCACCATGACCTTGCGGGTATCCTTGTCCAGGCTGCGCAGCGTGCCACTCATGCGGGCGGTGTCGGGGATGACCGCGAAGCCGCTGATGTCACCGCTCTCGATGGCGCAGATGCTGAGCACGGCCGGACTGAGCGGGTCGACCTCGCGCGAGATGATGGTATGGGCGCGGTTGATGAAGTCGGCCGCGATGCGGACCGGATCGATGCAGCCATGCGGGTTCAGGCCGCCATGTCCACCCTTGCCGTGAATCGTGACATCGATGCGGTCGCCGCTGGCCATCAGCGGGCCGGGGATCACACCGAACATGCCGACCGGCAGGCCGGGCCAGTTGTGCAGGCCGTAGATCTCGTCCATGGGAAAGCGATCGAACAGGCCGTCGTCGACCATGGCCTTGCCGCCGCCCACGCCTTCCTCGGCGGGCTGGAAGACGAAATAGATGGTGCCGGCGAAGTCGCGGTTGCTGTGGAAGTGCTCGACGGCACCCAGCAGCATGGTGGTGTGGCCGTCATGGCCGCAGGCATGCATGCACCCCTTGTTCTTGGAGGAATATTCGACACCGCTGGTCTCCTCCAGGGGCAGTGCGTCCATGTCGGCACGCAGCCCCACAGTGCGGTCGCTGCCTTCAGTGTTGCCCTTGATCCAGGCCACGATACCGGTCTTGCCGATGCCTGAGGCATACTCGACGCCCAGGTCGTCCAGGTAGGCCTGGACCTTGCGTGAGGTTTCATGCTCGCAGAAGCCCAGTTCGGGATGCTGGTGAATGTCGTGACGGAACTGAACGAGTTTATCCAGGTTCTGCATTTCCATGATGATCTTCCTCACTGTTTTTGGGCGTTTTCGGCGGACAGTAAAGCAGCGCCGCGCGAAATGTAAAGCAAAGCCGGCGGGAGCGGCCGGACGCGTCTTGGCTGCTGTCTGTCTGGCAGATCAGCGCATTTTATTAAGAGCTTTTTCAGGGTTTACGAATAAAATACAAGAGAAAGATAAGAGACGAATCTCAAAGAGAGCTGAATGGAAAATCGCAATAGCTTGCCCCCCGGAGACAGCCAGCGGGTGATCTGGTCGGGCTTGCCGAACGGTGTGAGCGAAGCCGGGCAACGGGATGAAACGCTGACGGACCGCCAGCGCACCCTGCTGGCCTATTGGCAGGAGTTGCAGCCAGAAGACGGGAGTCTGCCGCAATGGAGCAATTTCGACCCTCTGCGCCTCTGGACGGTGATTACGCGCCTGGTGGTCTATGAGGTCCTGGACCAGGGCGAAGATCTCTTTTTCCGTCTGGCCGGCGCCGAGTTCGAACGCCATGCCGGGCGCAGCCTTCGTGGCCAACGCTTCAGTCAGATTTCGACACCCGAACGCCTGCGCGCGGGCCAGCGCACTGCCCGTGAACTCTATGACAATCCTGCGCCCCAACTGGTTCACGGCTGGATGGAGGCGGCCGAGCGCGATCATGTCACCTACAGCCGGTTGAGCGTTCCCTTTTCCCTGGAGCCGGGATATCGAATGGATATCCTGCTGGCCTGCTACGAGTTCGGACCCAATGGGCCCGTCCCGCAAACGGGCGCACCTGAAGGGTTCCGCAGGATCTGAAGCGCCCGGCAGAGGCCTGGCAGGTCCAGAAGGTGGATTTCCTGGCAATGCTTGTTAGTGTTGACCTGGTTGGTGTTGCATAGATGACTCTTGAGGCGATCTTACCTGAAAAACCATGGCGCTAAGGGCATGACAGGCGACGGCAGGGCGCTGCCGCAGGAAAAGCCCCCGCAGGAAAAGCACCTGTCTCACGGGACGCTGCTTTTCTCTGCCTTGCAGCATATTGCCATTATCGCGCCCATCGGACTGGTCTTCCCGCTGCTTGTCTTGCGGGCTGCCGATGCCGGCTTTGCGCTTCAGGAGGCGGTGATCACGGCGTCTCTGCTGGCACTGGGCATCGGCAATATTCTGCTTTGCCTGCGGGGTCGAAGGCTGGGCAGTGGTTATCTCTGCCCGGCTGTCTTTACGGCAGCCTACCTGCCGGCGTCACTGGCCGCAGCCGATACCGGCGGGCTGTCGCTGGTTTTCGGGATGACCATCTTTGCCGGGCTCTGTGAAGTCGCCTTCTCGTTCCTGTTGCGCCGCCTGCGTGCCTACCTGCCGGCAGAAATCGCCGGACTGGCCGTGGTCATGATCGGGTTGATCCTGGGTTTCATGGGGTTCCGCCTGATGCTTGGCCTGGACAGCCACGGCGACTTTTGTGAGGGCGTCTCGGACAGTCACGCCGTGGCCCTCGGCGTGCTGGCCCTGGCCCTACTGATCGTGCTGAACGTCTGGGGGCGGGGAGTCTTCAAGCTGTTCGCCGGGCTGATTTGCATCGGCGTGATCTATCCACTGGCCGCCGTTCTGGGCCAGGTGGAATTGCCGGCTGGTCAGCAACTCAGTCTGGTGGGGCTGGTCGACCTGCCGAATCTGCCTTATCTGCTGCCCAGTTTCGATGTCACTCTGGCCGTGCCTTTCATGATCGGGGCGCTTGCCTGTGCGCTCAGGGCCACGGGCGACATTACGACTTGCCAGCGGATCGCCGACGAAAGCTGGGTGCGCCCCGACATGGACAGCATCGCCCGCGGCGTGCGCGCCGATGGCTTGGCCACGGCCTGTGCCGGCCTGCTGGGCGCCGTTGGCCTGAACAGCTTTTCCAGTTCCATCGGCCTGTCACAGGCGACCGGCATCATCCAGCGCAGGGTGGGGCTGGCCATTGGCGGGCTATTCTTCGTGCTGGCGCTGTCGCCCGATATCGTCATGCTGGCCATCGGCATGCCCCAGGCCCTGACCGGTGCCATACTGGTATTCTCCTCGGCCTTCATCCTGTCCAACGGGCTTAGCATCATTGTGGCCCGCCTGTTGGATGCCCGGCGGATCCTGACCATCGGGGTGGCCCTGATCTTCGGTCTCAGCCACGACGTCTTTCCCGAGTTCTACGACCACTTCCCACTCTGGCTGAAGTCCATCAGCGGGTCTTCGCTGGTGGTGGCCCTGGTCCTGGCCCTGGTGCTCAATGCCCTGTTTCGTATAGGGGTGAAGCGCACGGCCGAGCTGGAGCTGCCGCTGGACAGCAGCCTGCTGCCGCAGCTGGTGACCTTCTGCCGTGAACAGGGGGCGCTTTGGGGCGCCCGCCGTGACGTCATTGAGCGGTTGGCCGCCGGACTGACAGAAGCCGGCGAACTGGCCCTGGCCCGCGGCTCCGAAGGCCGCCCGCTCAAGCTGCATGTCAATTACGACGAGTTCCGGATCCGGGCGAACCTGGAGTTCACAGCGGCAGATCCGGACAGCGAGACTGCGCTCCGATCCCCTGACTCAACGGCCAGGACCCAGCCCGGCGAGGACGGACTGGAATACCGCCTGATGCGGCATTTTGCCGACAGCGTTCGCATGGCGGAGAACCAGGGACAGCAGAAGGTGATTCTGGTCTTCGAGACCTGAAGGCAGCTTCAGGCGCCTGTCCTATGTGGAGATCCCACCCAGGCGGGCCAGCAGGCCGGCGACATTGCGCACATTGAACTTGTCCAGAAGGCGGGCACGGTAATCCTCGACCGTGCGTGGCGAGATCGAAAGTTCGCGCCCGATCTCCTTGCTGGTCAGGCCCCGCGCAAGATGCTGGACTACCTGGCGTTCGCGTGCTGTCAGTGAGATGGCGGGGCGGACCTGGGTCAGGTCGGCGAAACTCAGGATGACCCGCTTCATGGGGGCGTCGGGATGGAAGGTGCGCACATGCACCCGGCACCAGAAATAGGAGCCGTCGCGCCGCGGCATGACCCTCTCATCGGTGTAACAACCGCTGATACGCAGGGCTTCCAGGCCCACGTCGCGTATCTGCTCGAACTCGCCGTGACTGGCATAGAGCATGCGGAAGGACTGGTTCAGTAGTTCCTGGCGCGTGTAGCCGAACAGCGCCGCAAATGTCAGATTGCAGGCTCGAATGATCCGCTCTTCAGTCAGCACGAGCCCCACCGGCGCGTGGTCGAACGCCAGTTGGTCCAGATCTTCCTGTACTGTCTTTTCAGCCTGGGTCATGCCGCCTTGTGCCTGCCTACCGTATTTTCACGGGCCGTGATTCTACCAGATTGCGATACTGCGTCTCGCTGTCGAATACTGCAATAGAGCTGCGTATAACAGGGAGAGAATGAAATTATGGATCAAGCCATTGCCAGCGCCGACAGACTGGCCTCGGCCATCGAGGCGCGCCGCGACGACCTGGTCGAACTGACGCAGGCGTTGATCCGTATTCCCACGCTGAACCCACCGGGTGATTGTTACCTGGAGATCTGCGAGTTCCTGTCCGAACGCCTGAAAGGCAGCGGTTTCGAGGTCACCTTCATCCGCGCCGAAGGTACGCCCGGTGACAGTGACAAGTACCCGCGCTGGAACGTGATCGCGCGTCGTGAAGGAAAGAGCAGCGGGCCCTGTGTGCATTTCAACTCCCACATCGACGTGGTCGAGGTCGGCAAGGGCTGGACCTTCGATCCCTTCGGCGGCGAAGTGAAGGACGGCAAGATTTATGGCCGCGGCAGCTGCGACATGAAGGGCGGTCTGGCGGCCTCGATCATCGCCGCCGAGGCCTTCCTGGAAGTCCACCCCGATTTCCCGGGCGCCATCGAGATCTCCGGCACGGCCGACGAGGAGACCGGCGGTTACGGCGGTGTGGCCTATCTGGCCGAACAAGGCTATTTCGATCCCAAGCGCGTGCAGCATGTCATCATTCCCGAGCCGCTGAACAAGGACCGGGTCTGCCTGGGCCATCGCGGAGTCTGGTGGGCCGAGATCGAGACGCAGGGCGAAATCGCGCATGGTTCGATGCCCTTCCTGGGCGACTGCGCCGTACGGCACATGGGGGCCGTGCTGAGCGAGATGGAGAAGAGCCTCTTTCCGGCCCTGGCCAGCCGGCACACGGAGATGCCGGTGGTGCCCGAGGGCGCCCGCCGGTCCACCATGAACATCAACTCCTTCCATGGAGGCCAGAAGGAACCTGACGCGGATTTCACGGGTTTTCCCTCGGCCTGCGTCCCGGATTCCGCACGCATGATCATTGATCGGCGCTACCTGATCGAGGAGAAGCCCGAGGAGGTGCGCGGCGAGATCGTCGAGCTGCTGGAGCGCGTGAAGTCCAGCCGCGACAACTTCCGCTATGACCTGAAGGAACTCTGGCAGGTCAGCCCGACCATGACGGACCGCGAGGCGCCTGTGGTGCAGTCGGTGTCGAAGGCGATCGAGCAGGTCTTCAACAGGGCACCGGAGTACGTGGTCTCGCCCGGAACCTATGACCAGAAGCATATTGATCGTATTGGGCGTCTGAAGGACTGTATCGCCTATGGGCCCGGTATCCTGGACCTGGCGCACAAGCCGGACGAGTATGTCGGCATCGAGGACATGGTGGAATCCGCCAAGGTCATGGCGCTTTCGCTCTGCAGCCTGCTGGGTACGGAAAGCTGAAAGCGATAGAACAACAGACGAAATGACGATAGGGAGTGTGAGAAGATGAAGATGACGGGCAAGATCCTTTCGGCGGCCGTGATGGGTGCGGCCGTGGCCTTTGCCGGACCGGCTCTGGCCCAGAAGACCTCGGTCACCCTGGGCATGGTGCTGGAGCCGCCGAACCTCGATCCCACCGCAGGCGCCGCCGCCGCCATCGACGAGGTGGTCT is part of the Fodinicurvata sediminis DSM 21159 genome and encodes:
- a CDS encoding LuxR family transcriptional regulator; amino-acid sequence: MTQAEKTVQEDLDQLAFDHAPVGLVLTEERIIRACNLTFAALFGYTRQELLNQSFRMLYASHGEFEQIRDVGLEALRISGCYTDERVMPRRDGSYFWCRVHVRTFHPDAPMKRVILSFADLTQVRPAISLTARERQVVQHLARGLTSKEIGRELSISPRTVEDYRARLLDKFNVRNVAGLLARLGGIST
- a CDS encoding uracil-xanthine permease family protein, with the translated sequence MTGDGRALPQEKPPQEKHLSHGTLLFSALQHIAIIAPIGLVFPLLVLRAADAGFALQEAVITASLLALGIGNILLCLRGRRLGSGYLCPAVFTAAYLPASLAAADTGGLSLVFGMTIFAGLCEVAFSFLLRRLRAYLPAEIAGLAVVMIGLILGFMGFRLMLGLDSHGDFCEGVSDSHAVALGVLALALLIVLNVWGRGVFKLFAGLICIGVIYPLAAVLGQVELPAGQQLSLVGLVDLPNLPYLLPSFDVTLAVPFMIGALACALRATGDITTCQRIADESWVRPDMDSIARGVRADGLATACAGLLGAVGLNSFSSSIGLSQATGIIQRRVGLAIGGLFFVLALSPDIVMLAIGMPQALTGAILVFSSAFILSNGLSIIVARLLDARRILTIGVALIFGLSHDVFPEFYDHFPLWLKSISGSSLVVALVLALVLNALFRIGVKRTAELELPLDSSLLPQLVTFCREQGALWGARRDVIERLAAGLTEAGELALARGSEGRPLKLHVNYDEFRIRANLEFTAADPDSETALRSPDSTARTQPGEDGLEYRLMRHFADSVRMAENQGQQKVILVFET
- a CDS encoding PAS domain-containing protein; amino-acid sequence: MENRNSLPPGDSQRVIWSGLPNGVSEAGQRDETLTDRQRTLLAYWQELQPEDGSLPQWSNFDPLRLWTVITRLVVYEVLDQGEDLFFRLAGAEFERHAGRSLRGQRFSQISTPERLRAGQRTARELYDNPAPQLVHGWMEAAERDHVTYSRLSVPFSLEPGYRMDILLACYEFGPNGPVPQTGAPEGFRRI
- a CDS encoding acetylornithine deacetylase/succinyl-diaminopimelate desuccinylase family protein, with product MDQAIASADRLASAIEARRDDLVELTQALIRIPTLNPPGDCYLEICEFLSERLKGSGFEVTFIRAEGTPGDSDKYPRWNVIARREGKSSGPCVHFNSHIDVVEVGKGWTFDPFGGEVKDGKIYGRGSCDMKGGLAASIIAAEAFLEVHPDFPGAIEISGTADEETGGYGGVAYLAEQGYFDPKRVQHVIIPEPLNKDRVCLGHRGVWWAEIETQGEIAHGSMPFLGDCAVRHMGAVLSEMEKSLFPALASRHTEMPVVPEGARRSTMNINSFHGGQKEPDADFTGFPSACVPDSARMIIDRRYLIEEKPEEVRGEIVELLERVKSSRDNFRYDLKELWQVSPTMTDREAPVVQSVSKAIEQVFNRAPEYVVSPGTYDQKHIDRIGRLKDCIAYGPGILDLAHKPDEYVGIEDMVESAKVMALSLCSLLGTES
- a CDS encoding M20 metallopeptidase family protein translates to MEMQNLDKLVQFRHDIHQHPELGFCEHETSRKVQAYLDDLGVEYASGIGKTGIVAWIKGNTEGSDRTVGLRADMDALPLEETSGVEYSSKNKGCMHACGHDGHTTMLLGAVEHFHSNRDFAGTIYFVFQPAEEGVGGGKAMVDDGLFDRFPMDEIYGLHNWPGLPVGMFGVIPGPLMASGDRIDVTIHGKGGHGGLNPHGCIDPVRIAADFINRAHTIISREVDPLSPAVLSICAIESGDISGFAVIPDTARMSGTLRSLDKDTRKVMVDALERLSKSLEAYYGCTIDLNIEDKFEVTYNEEAATESAIKVIRETFGEETLAPNHKPTMGGEDFSYMLAACPGAYIHLGSGDEEHTHGLHNPGYDFNDKAIPFGVELLAGVALESLGKQNRRG